Proteins found in one Streptomyces sp. NBC_00461 genomic segment:
- a CDS encoding ATP-binding protein, with product MNEPLVLELLALPKAVPEVRHAVREHLGAPCPEVQLCVTELLTNVIKHVGESTPVAVRLFRTPDGRTRLEVTDPDPHAWLIARHPNPDDETGRGLLLLDAVARRWGVWLTPAGKTVWCELSGP from the coding sequence GTGAACGAACCGCTCGTCCTCGAACTGCTCGCACTCCCCAAGGCCGTACCGGAGGTACGCCACGCCGTCCGCGAGCACCTCGGCGCACCCTGCCCCGAAGTCCAGCTCTGCGTGACCGAATTGCTCACCAACGTGATCAAGCATGTCGGCGAGAGCACCCCGGTGGCCGTCCGCCTGTTCCGCACCCCGGACGGCCGTACCCGCCTGGAGGTCACCGACCCCGACCCGCACGCCTGGCTCATCGCCCGCCACCCGAACCCGGACGACGAGACCGGCCGCGGTCTGCTCCTGCTCGACGCGGTCGCCCGGCGCTGGGGCGTGTGGCTGACACCTGCGGGCAAGACCGTGTGGTGCGAGCTGTCCGGACCCTGA
- a CDS encoding helix-turn-helix domain-containing protein: MPPRKDPDASANVPSFYGAELRFKREEAGLTLEQLAEGSFRGIPFLSQIERGERRMPMDLARHVDKVLKTDGFFERRCEDARKAKQSGHAEYFADVAEMEKHAETIEDWAPSLIPGLLQTRAYAQKVVETSLPWLPPETVENQVKARMERAKLWECEEHPSFWAVLHESLIRRPLLDPEEMAVQLRHIAHVIRSTQSVLQILPETSAAHPFMMGMVRVMTFPDAPPVVYTEGLHSGQLIDYPALVKNYRRSYDLLRAAALPPEASLAVIEAAAEDYRNESQQQDRPELRSVAQE, translated from the coding sequence GTGCCCCCTCGTAAGGATCCCGACGCGTCGGCGAACGTCCCCTCCTTCTACGGCGCCGAGTTGCGCTTCAAGAGGGAGGAAGCGGGCCTGACGCTCGAACAGCTGGCGGAGGGGAGCTTCCGGGGCATCCCGTTCCTCAGTCAGATCGAGCGGGGCGAGCGGCGCATGCCGATGGATCTGGCCCGGCACGTCGACAAGGTGCTGAAGACGGACGGATTTTTCGAGCGGCGCTGTGAAGACGCCCGCAAGGCGAAGCAGTCGGGGCATGCGGAGTACTTCGCGGATGTCGCGGAGATGGAGAAACATGCGGAGACGATCGAGGACTGGGCGCCGTCGCTGATCCCAGGGCTGTTGCAGACCAGGGCGTACGCCCAGAAGGTTGTGGAGACCTCGCTGCCGTGGCTGCCGCCCGAGACCGTCGAGAACCAAGTCAAGGCCCGCATGGAGCGCGCGAAGCTCTGGGAGTGTGAGGAGCACCCGTCGTTCTGGGCTGTTCTCCACGAGTCGCTGATCCGCAGGCCGCTCCTGGACCCCGAGGAGATGGCCGTCCAGCTCAGGCACATCGCGCACGTAATCCGCTCCACGCAGAGCGTTCTGCAGATCCTTCCGGAAACATCAGCCGCGCACCCGTTCATGATGGGCATGGTCAGGGTCATGACCTTCCCGGACGCACCACCGGTGGTGTACACGGAGGGACTCCACAGCGGCCAGCTCATCGACTATCCGGCCCTCGTGAAGAACTACCGGAGGTCGTACGATCTGCTCAGGGCAGCGGCGCTGCCACCGGAGGCCTCCCTGGCCGTGATCGAGGCAGCAGCAGAGGATTACCGGAATGAATCCCAACAGCAGGATCGACCTGAGCTCCGTTCAGTGGCGCAAGAGTAG
- a CDS encoding DUF397 domain-containing protein, protein MNPNSRIDLSSVQWRKSSYSNGSGGECVEVADNLPGTVPVRDSKNPSGPALVFPTHTWAAFIRSL, encoded by the coding sequence ATGAATCCCAACAGCAGGATCGACCTGAGCTCCGTTCAGTGGCGCAAGAGTAGTTACAGCAACGGCAGCGGTGGCGAGTGCGTCGAGGTCGCCGACAACCTCCCCGGCACCGTCCCCGTCCGCGACTCCAAGAACCCTTCCGGCCCCGCCCTGGTGTTCCCCACCCACACCTGGGCCGCCTTCATCCGCTCCCTGTAA
- a CDS encoding peptidoglycan-binding domain-containing protein, with amino-acid sequence MRSSILTRTLVSAVTVVGIAAGSLAAAGTGFAASEPVAKPAAVSGDVSTLATNNFGLTAVQAKRVQVWLKKHHGYTGSLDGKLGTGSWKSFQKCLKQYWGYRGAIDGKPGKNTVKALQHLLKKGYGYRGAIDGAAGSGTKSAFKKFAAGAPSAKRTGLH; translated from the coding sequence ATGCGATCAAGCATCCTGACAAGGACGCTCGTCAGCGCCGTCACCGTCGTCGGAATCGCCGCCGGGAGCCTGGCAGCCGCGGGTACCGGCTTCGCGGCGTCCGAGCCGGTCGCGAAGCCGGCGGCGGTTTCCGGGGACGTCAGCACGCTCGCGACGAACAACTTCGGCCTGACCGCCGTGCAGGCGAAGAGGGTCCAGGTCTGGCTGAAGAAGCACCACGGCTACACGGGCTCGCTCGACGGGAAGCTCGGCACCGGCAGCTGGAAGTCGTTCCAGAAGTGCCTCAAGCAGTACTGGGGTTACCGTGGCGCGATCGACGGGAAGCCCGGCAAGAACACGGTGAAGGCGCTGCAGCACCTGCTGAAGAAGGGCTACGGCTACCGCGGCGCGATCGACGGTGCCGCCGGATCGGGCACCAAGTCCGCGTTCAAGAAGTTCGCCGCCGGGGCCCCCTCCGCCAAGCGGACCGGCCTCCACTGA
- a CDS encoding serine/threonine-protein kinase, whose product MNEQPHRSYAVPVPKGYRVGAWEVRAPLASGAFSTVYAARHTGDEEPELPREAALKFLPTGTRTPRQLRHLRELAEREVELLEKLRAPRLIRMYDTLTVDDPDHPELDGATVLVLERAEGSLDAVLEHTPRPEAGPALLAQICEGLHQLHHAGWVHGDLKPANVLLLKDVSVRLADFNMAAELQGTHAYAPAFATPDYTPPELLWPEIDERGARIRPSADIWAFGVLAHVVLTGTFPLPGGTTEARCDAATRYARGTEELRLSPELPDAWREIVRDCLGPTHADRIGTEALLRRAEQAAGSARSARLPRLRPRRWRRPVLVAALAAVALGTATTVTYTLRDEAPAAAAAPTCEKPTVYEDTKNGRGYTAGWSSTWDFTVKQGEGGSQVRELQCLLRHLHGITEVGEVDGGFGPLTKAAVVAFQKRAELDADGIVGPKTWQALRQGPDGVKG is encoded by the coding sequence CCAGGCACACCGGCGACGAGGAGCCGGAGCTTCCCCGCGAGGCGGCGCTGAAGTTCCTGCCCACCGGCACCCGCACCCCGCGACAGCTGCGCCATCTGCGCGAACTGGCCGAGCGCGAGGTGGAGCTGCTGGAGAAACTGCGCGCACCGCGCCTGATCCGGATGTACGACACGCTCACGGTCGACGACCCGGACCACCCCGAACTCGACGGCGCCACCGTCCTCGTACTGGAGCGGGCCGAGGGCTCCCTGGACGCCGTACTGGAGCACACGCCGAGGCCGGAGGCGGGGCCTGCCCTGCTCGCCCAGATCTGCGAGGGCCTGCACCAGCTGCACCACGCCGGCTGGGTGCACGGCGACCTCAAGCCGGCCAACGTGCTGCTGCTGAAGGACGTTTCGGTGCGGCTCGCCGACTTCAACATGGCCGCGGAGCTGCAGGGCACCCACGCCTACGCGCCGGCGTTCGCCACGCCGGACTACACGCCGCCGGAGCTGCTCTGGCCCGAGATCGACGAGCGGGGCGCCCGGATCCGGCCCTCCGCCGACATCTGGGCCTTCGGCGTCCTCGCGCACGTCGTGCTGACGGGGACGTTCCCGCTGCCGGGAGGCACCACGGAAGCCCGCTGCGACGCGGCGACGCGCTATGCGCGGGGCACCGAGGAACTGCGTCTGTCGCCCGAACTCCCGGACGCCTGGCGGGAGATCGTGCGGGACTGCCTGGGCCCTACGCACGCCGACCGGATCGGCACCGAGGCCCTGCTGCGCCGCGCGGAACAGGCTGCGGGCAGCGCCCGCTCGGCCCGCCTGCCCCGCCTGCGGCCGCGGCGGTGGCGACGGCCGGTCCTGGTCGCGGCGCTCGCGGCGGTGGCCCTGGGCACGGCTACGACGGTGACGTACACCCTGCGCGACGAGGCCCCGGCAGCCGCCGCGGCGCCCACCTGTGAGAAGCCCACGGTGTACGAGGACACCAAGAACGGCCGCGGCTACACGGCGGGCTGGAGCAGCACCTGGGACTTCACCGTCAAGCAGGGCGAGGGCGGCAGCCAGGTCAGAGAGCTCCAGTGCCTGCTCAGGCACCTGCACGGGATCACCGAAGTCGGTGAGGTGGACGGCGGCTTCGGTCCCCTGACCAAGGCTGCCGTCGTCGCCTTCCAGAAGCGGGCGGAGCTGGACGCGGACGGGATCGTGGGCCCGAAGACCTGGCAGGCGCTGCGGCAAGGACCTGACGGGGTGAAGGGCTGA